The Juglans microcarpa x Juglans regia isolate MS1-56 chromosome 2D, Jm3101_v1.0, whole genome shotgun sequence DNA window GTacatcatattaaattaatatatataaaaaatgttataggcAACAAATAATATAGTTACCTGGGTATTGTACTTTGAACACCCTAAGAAGGGTCGTCTAGGATTTTTTAGAGTTGTTGACCATTTCAATGTGGCTTCGAGCTCGTAGAAGCACAATGATTTTCCCAAAGTACGTTtggaaaaagatgaagaatatattaataaagatgATGATGACATTCTAAGATGAACCCCCATAAAACAATTGAATAATGAtggaataaaattgaataacagcaagttttaattaagtatttatacTGCCCCTGCcctaacatgaaaatattatgcAACATGCAAGGCGCAGAATCAGACACCTTGCATGTTGGGGAACATCATACAAGTGGGGTACATCATACAGGTAGGGTACATCATCAAACATGTGTAACTCTATACACAATCAGCTCTCAGCAGTATTTAAATAAGGAATTGAATTCATGTGTAACCATGTACATCATCAAGAAGATTAGCTAAAGTAAACAGATAAAGAAATCACTGATGGCTTTAGATAAAGAGTTATAAAACAACGATGACTATTTTACAATGGAATATCCCGAAAAGTATATGCATTATATGAAGACCAAAACATCCAATAATGGTCGAATTTTTcgttatatattaatatacttttaaACTATCAAAAAGTGACTATTTTTCGTTATACAAATGGCATGACCAGAAGACACTTTTATCTTGTAGGCCATTGTTCATTGGAATGTCAGTGGTCTCTTAAAGTTTCTTACAAAGACCAAAACATCCAATAATGGTTGAATTTTTGCATTCAATATCTTGTTATCATCATCACCAAATTGTAATGTATATGCACgttatatacatatgtatacatacatacaaatgTAAGGtacaaagataaataaaaaagcaaaaaattcaaatttcaaaatatataaataaaccgaatcaaaatgaaacaaaatctCCCAATCAAGTAATCAATACTTAATCAAAAGCacaaatttgatttataaaagtaaaaacaacAATCAAAGAAAACCTGGGGGGTTATCGAGCAGAGGGAGGACCGTGTCTCGTCGCGGCCTCAAGGGTGAAGACGACGGGGATGGAGGTTCGGGGGAGAGGGAGGACGACAGGAATGGAGCTTTGCGGGGTCGTGGAGAAGAGAGAACGATTCGCAGGTTCATCGATCCAAAGATAGGGTTCGTGTGGGTTCGTAGCCTCAAGGGTGAAGAGGACGGGtagattagggttagggttcgtGTGAAATAGAGGGATGTGGGGGAAGGGGTTAGGGTTCGTGCttgggagaagaagagagggatgAGATGCGGGGGAAAGGGTTAGGGTTTGTGCGTGGGGGAAGAAGAGAGGGATGAGATGTGGGGGAAGGGTAGGGTAGATTAGGGTTCCTGCGTGTGCGAGGGAAGGGATTAGGGGGGAAGAAGAGAATTGAACCAAACACTATACGGCATCGTTTAGTATTAATGCCACGTAGGCGTTGAGGCCGCAACATAAGTTGCGGTTGCATTTAGCATTTTTGTAACAACCGTGGTAGGatgttaagaaaacaaaaagggagagagaatttTAGAACTACATTTTTACTATATTTAATTGTTATTGAATACATAACATGATCTATTTATAGGTAAATAAAGttagagaaagaataaaaatatgataaagaataaattatattatcatatatatgctagaatattatgaatatattttatcataaatatgataatattttaacaaagaTAATATAGAACTCAacgaattaaaataaatgttataCGTACGGAAGCTGGCTGGAGACACCAGAACTGACCTCCAGGAGTGATGCACAGTGTTGTATAGACCATTTCATTGCCTTACGTATATAATGATAGAAATAATTGCAATACatataaaaaactttaaaaaaaaaaatgatcctaTTTATTTGCAAATGGCCATTAAAATCATATAACTGAATTGCCGTGtcaatttgtgttttttttttttttccctaatttgAACAGGAATAacatttaagaaaatgaaaaacatggGAAAGTCAGGAATTAAGGGAACAATATGCCAAGCCATTGTTTTACAAGAAACAAACCaattaggaagaaaaaaagatacaatctatttcttccaaaagaaaTAGATGAAATCGTTGTTATTTGATCAGGTCTCTACCGGCAAAATGCTGCCTTGGCCATATCAATTGTTGATCAATATCTAGCGTTATTGTTCTTAAGCTCCCCTTCCATGGCCTCCTCAAGCAAGAACCAAGACTCCTCCATCAACTCAGGGCTCAGTCTGAACATTAAGACACAGAACTCCATCTGATTCAACGCGCCATCACCGTCAAAATCGCCCTCCTTCATCATGCTCACAAGCTCGTCCTCCTTTAAGTCTTGCAAACCGAGAAGCTTGGAGTTCCTCCTGAGGCTGTCTAAAGTGATCACCCCCTTGTCCTTGTCCATCAGCAATTGAAACCCACTACAAAGCTCCTTCATCAGCCCCTCACCACCCAGTTTGTCAGCCATTAAAGGCAGCAGATCCTCAAAAACAGCCCCCTTTCCAGTTCCTGCCATTTTCAGAGACTCAgaatttgtttctttgagataTTAGAGACAGGTGAGATTATTGACAAAAGAGATTTGGATATGGTTTGCGATGGATGGGGAAAAGGAGAAAGGGAATAATATataagagagggagagaaggggtTCTTGGAAGGAGCATGGTATGGTTTCCCAATGGATGACAGCGCAAGAACATGCAAATTGCTGGTCGGCTTTGATTCTGCAAGGCTGCAATTGCCTCTCAGTTTCGTGGTTTGACAGGGGCATTTCTTGTCATTTGGCAGATCTTAATGTTTTTTGAGTTGTCTTGAGCATTGGCTATAACAAGGGTATTACCGTCACTTTCTCTTAGTTTTGACTCACACCCACAACTTTGGctctttgaagtttgaacatgGAAGGGTATGTGACATGTGTGAACCTTTGCCCATTTTGACTTTAGCTGAGGGAGGGCACTATTGTCATCTGGGGGGGTTTATTTTCTGTGCCATTTGAGTTTCAACAAGAGACTACGTCCAAGTTGCGTCGCTGAAGGAGTCCAAAaacttggttttgttttggttggaaCGGTAGCTTTCTGTTCACTTTCTCGGAAAAGATAGCGAGAAAAAGTTGAGAGAAATTTGGAAGAAGATGCAAATAAAGGCATCCGATTTGTCCTCACCACAATTCACATGAAGTTACTTCGTCCCTAGGAAAAGCTTGTTGTGATGCACTTTCATGACCAATTAATGCGatgtatttttcttcttttcccttttgttgAAGGTTCTTTCCCGTGTTCTCAAGCTAGACTCATTAAATGCAAATTTGCTAATAATAATGTTCATCCGAAATGTATTAAATATAAGGGTATTCCTTTGtgccaaaaaattaaaatattttataaatcttcatttcttatgagaattttagagtAAACCTTCTAATTTTTTAGGTATGATTTTTTAGACAGCTGTAGATATCTCACAACctttattttgggtttttgcAATGcgaatgaagaaaaataaactaataaacaagtcatgttatttttatctccacaaaaaaaaaaaaaaaaaaggttatatgaATGAAGACTAATTACGGTCTAGTCTATACACGTCTTGAACGCGTATATATGGCTTCCTCGCACCACCCACGTACACGATATGGCCATTTCTAAATTAGTTTAATACAAAATTCCAGAAAGCCTATAACGGATGGATTCCCTGATTGGGACTTTCAACTTATCGGCTAGCTACTTGTGAGCACGTTGACTGGTTGGATCCAGCTAGCGAAGATCAcccaaatatttcttttatttttaattattattctaaattttatcatctttaattATGATTATCGGTGTTTTTTTTCGATAATAAGTCGTATACCACATatctttttaaagtaaaattcaTTATGTAtagcgatttttttttttttttttttacaaactctAGTGATCTcgcttttctattttttacgATGAGAATAACTGAGAAGAGAATGAGAAGATGGAGTTGAGGTGTCTTGGTCCCTGGTTGCTGGCCTAGAAgtaaagtattttctatttCGTTGCCTCGACTTTGTCGGCCTGCGGCCTTCCTATGCTTTGTTGAGTtgatttgattatataaaattaaactatctcatctcatctcatataattattacaattttatcaaattcttatataaaatataataaataatttatttttttaaaattttaaaataaaaataatattataataata harbors:
- the LOC121250975 gene encoding calcium-binding protein PBP1-like, with product MAGTGKGAVFEDLLPLMADKLGGEGLMKELCSGFQLLMDKDKGVITLDSLRRNSKLLGLQDLKEDELVSMMKEGDFDGDGALNQMEFCVLMFRLSPELMEESWFLLEEAMEGELKNNNARY